The following coding sequences lie in one Liolophura sinensis isolate JHLJ2023 chromosome 4, CUHK_Ljap_v2, whole genome shotgun sequence genomic window:
- the LOC135464695 gene encoding transcription factor Sp9-like isoform X1, giving the protein MAASVMLEEHHFGGTPLAMLAAQCNKISSKSPPPLADAAVGKGFHPWRKPGSTMNGPCPLSLTSQPLSAFSTSEGLQNSGLTYSSINTNPSCTSSYTSDIFRSTSGPTSVHQTDPAQAAFLQKVQGEGSISNAALGSMYSRVAYESWPFSSMTGPHLHSIKPEVAGSMNSAAAASAFWDVRSAAAGNWLSDVSGATTAGSLHSQMSNYPSADYSITHALGGSGSPFLPSSQHLLQDTYKSMLPSQNELSSGINPFLSRSGLPSLPSPRSQRRYTGRANCDCPNCQEAERLGPAGEHLRKKNIHSCHIPGCGKVYGKTSHLKAHLRWHTGERPFVCNWLFCGKRFTRSDELQRHLRTHTGEKRFACPVCNKRFMRSDHLAKHVKTHNNPNGKNSDGSDSDNSNDAKSTSSTPPNPSNVAHSQSVHHITNSHALKLEKN; this is encoded by the exons ATGGCCGCATCAGTTATGTTAGAG GAACATCACTTTGGCGGAACACCTTTAGCCATGTTGGCTGCTCAATGTAACAAGATCAGCAGCAAGAGCCCGCCTCCGCTCGCCGACGCCGCCGTGGGCAAAGGATTTCATCCTTGGAGAAAACCCGGGTCCACCATGAATGGTCCGTGCCCTCTCTCCCTGACGTCACAGCCGCTGTCGGCGTTCAGCACCTCAGAGGGACTCCAGAACTCGGGACTAACATATTCCTCCATAAACACTAACCCTTCCTGCACCTCCAGCTACACAAGTGACATTTTTAGGTCTACCTCTGGACCGACGTCGGTCCATCAGACCGATCCAGCGCAGGCGGCGTTTTTGCAGAAAGTACAAGGCGAAGGAAGCATTAGTAACGCAGCCCTGGGCAGCATGTATTCCAGAGTAGCCTACGAGTCATGGCCTTTTTCGTCCATGACGGGTCCCCACCTCCACTCTATTAAACCGGAAGTGGCTGGAAGCATGAACAGCGCAGCCGCGGCATCGGCATTCTGGGACGTCAGGTCCGCGGCTGCCGGAAACTGGCTCTCAGATGTGTCAGGAGCGACAACTGCTGGGAGTCTTCATTCCCAGATGTCGAATTACCCCAGCGCGGACTATTCTATTACGCATGCGCTGGGTGGCTCTGGAAGCCCATTTCTACCCTCAAGTCAACACCTACTTCAGGACACGTACAAGTCAATGCTGCCCTCACAGAACGAACTGTCGAGTGGAATTAATCCTTTCTTGTCACGATCCGGGCTTCCCTCATTGCCCAGCCCTCGTTCTCAGAGACGGTACACAGGAAGGGCGAACTGCGACTGCCCGAACTGCCAAGAAGCGGAGCGCCTTGGCCCCGCTGGCGAACACCTGCGCAAAAAGAACATTCACAGCTGTCACATCCCGGGCTGTGGAAAAGTTTACGGGAAGACATCTCATCTGAAAGCTCATCTTCGCTGGCACACAGGAGAAAGACCGTTCGTGTGCAACTGGCTCTTCTGTGGAAAGAGGTTCACACGCTCAGACGAATTACAGCGACACCTACGCACGCACACGGGAGAGAAGCGCTTCGCATGTCCCGTCTGTAACAAACGTTTCATGCGCAGTGACCATCTAGCGAAGCACGTGAAAACGCATAACAACCCGAACGGGAAAAACAGCGACGGTAGTGACTCTGACAACAGTAACGACGCCAAAAGCACGAGTTCGACACCACCAAATCCCTCAAACGTAGCCCACTCCCAAAGTGTCCATCACATCACGAACTCTCACGCGTTAAAGCTCGAGAAGAACTAG
- the LOC135464695 gene encoding transcription factor Sp9-like isoform X2 translates to MLAAQCNKISSKSPPPLADAAVGKGFHPWRKPGSTMNGPCPLSLTSQPLSAFSTSEGLQNSGLTYSSINTNPSCTSSYTSDIFRSTSGPTSVHQTDPAQAAFLQKVQGEGSISNAALGSMYSRVAYESWPFSSMTGPHLHSIKPEVAGSMNSAAAASAFWDVRSAAAGNWLSDVSGATTAGSLHSQMSNYPSADYSITHALGGSGSPFLPSSQHLLQDTYKSMLPSQNELSSGINPFLSRSGLPSLPSPRSQRRYTGRANCDCPNCQEAERLGPAGEHLRKKNIHSCHIPGCGKVYGKTSHLKAHLRWHTGERPFVCNWLFCGKRFTRSDELQRHLRTHTGEKRFACPVCNKRFMRSDHLAKHVKTHNNPNGKNSDGSDSDNSNDAKSTSSTPPNPSNVAHSQSVHHITNSHALKLEKN, encoded by the coding sequence ATGTTGGCTGCTCAATGTAACAAGATCAGCAGCAAGAGCCCGCCTCCGCTCGCCGACGCCGCCGTGGGCAAAGGATTTCATCCTTGGAGAAAACCCGGGTCCACCATGAATGGTCCGTGCCCTCTCTCCCTGACGTCACAGCCGCTGTCGGCGTTCAGCACCTCAGAGGGACTCCAGAACTCGGGACTAACATATTCCTCCATAAACACTAACCCTTCCTGCACCTCCAGCTACACAAGTGACATTTTTAGGTCTACCTCTGGACCGACGTCGGTCCATCAGACCGATCCAGCGCAGGCGGCGTTTTTGCAGAAAGTACAAGGCGAAGGAAGCATTAGTAACGCAGCCCTGGGCAGCATGTATTCCAGAGTAGCCTACGAGTCATGGCCTTTTTCGTCCATGACGGGTCCCCACCTCCACTCTATTAAACCGGAAGTGGCTGGAAGCATGAACAGCGCAGCCGCGGCATCGGCATTCTGGGACGTCAGGTCCGCGGCTGCCGGAAACTGGCTCTCAGATGTGTCAGGAGCGACAACTGCTGGGAGTCTTCATTCCCAGATGTCGAATTACCCCAGCGCGGACTATTCTATTACGCATGCGCTGGGTGGCTCTGGAAGCCCATTTCTACCCTCAAGTCAACACCTACTTCAGGACACGTACAAGTCAATGCTGCCCTCACAGAACGAACTGTCGAGTGGAATTAATCCTTTCTTGTCACGATCCGGGCTTCCCTCATTGCCCAGCCCTCGTTCTCAGAGACGGTACACAGGAAGGGCGAACTGCGACTGCCCGAACTGCCAAGAAGCGGAGCGCCTTGGCCCCGCTGGCGAACACCTGCGCAAAAAGAACATTCACAGCTGTCACATCCCGGGCTGTGGAAAAGTTTACGGGAAGACATCTCATCTGAAAGCTCATCTTCGCTGGCACACAGGAGAAAGACCGTTCGTGTGCAACTGGCTCTTCTGTGGAAAGAGGTTCACACGCTCAGACGAATTACAGCGACACCTACGCACGCACACGGGAGAGAAGCGCTTCGCATGTCCCGTCTGTAACAAACGTTTCATGCGCAGTGACCATCTAGCGAAGCACGTGAAAACGCATAACAACCCGAACGGGAAAAACAGCGACGGTAGTGACTCTGACAACAGTAACGACGCCAAAAGCACGAGTTCGACACCACCAAATCCCTCAAACGTAGCCCACTCCCAAAGTGTCCATCACATCACGAACTCTCACGCGTTAAAGCTCGAGAAGAACTAG